The Brassica oleracea var. oleracea cultivar TO1000 chromosome C6, BOL, whole genome shotgun sequence genome includes a region encoding these proteins:
- the LOC106299575 gene encoding uncharacterized protein LOC106299575 — protein MDPSIAATSVFRWSRGRRKIHIRRRKSQVVRLGGNNNVVPRGGFSLKKMVRKMKLRWLRLHYVRLVKKINGFYRNLVKEFLDAGAEIEAIQKRMAVEAASFAVPGFGLSFASMSVHDRARHLLV, from the coding sequence ATGGATCCTAGCATAGCTGCGACCTCCGTGTTCCGATGGTCTCGGGGTCGCCGGAAGATTCATATCCGCCGTCGAAAGTCTCAGGTAGTGCGTCTTGGCGGGAATAACAACGTGGTACCACGTGGCGGATTCTCGTTGAAGAAGATGGTGAGGAAGATGAAGCTGAGATGGTTGAGACTACACTACGTGAGACTGGTGAAGAAGATCAACGGGTTTTATCGTAATTTGGTGAAAGAGTTCTTAGACGCAGGAGCTGAGATTGAAGCGATTCAGAAGCGAATGGCAGTTGAAGCAGCTTCGTTTGCGGTTCCGGGTTTCGGTCTATCTTTCGCCTCTATGTCAGTTCATGACCGAGCAAGGCATTTACTTGTATAG